In the Pieris napi chromosome 19, ilPieNapi1.2, whole genome shotgun sequence genome, one interval contains:
- the LOC125059331 gene encoding TNF receptor-associated factor 6-A-like codes for MDQNNTKNASEGIAPMGITALNETVLTNQPESRYECPVCLNWLRDPVITTCGHKFCKSCITSWLQNSGHCPIDNINLSMKVDIFPDNYTKREIQEQRMSCPFAGKGCTVKVTPLDLDAHISTCEFNQPEASTHHDVKIPCSFSAVGCKETFDNQEAANTHLHNDILSHMSLLMNAYSKIKIDNDMSNTSIDAKEQEALLWEAPDKNGNEASTPLPNDTSALIRALYERVVVLEQRNREQDIVIANISKQLSAFAVAKMKQNNDMLLRYCMGNYIWKVDNFKARLDAMLKDHNKMLYSPGFYTSPNGYRFCVRLNISPLNPLCFALHVHLMKTENDDYLDWPFNGRISFSMINQYDSEYTQRDTMMSNSSLVAFRKPTSEICVRGFGYNEYAEVSDVVRNGFVKNDVLIISVRIKCV; via the exons ATGgatcaaaataatacaaagaatGCATCGGAAGGAATAGCA CCAATGGGTATAACAGCCTTAAATGAAACAGTGCTAACTAATCAACCAGAGTCAAGATATGAATGTCCTGTATGTTTGAATTGGTTAAGAGACCCTGTCATCACAACCTGTGGTCACAAATTTTGTAAAAGCTGCATCACTTCGTGGTTACA AAACAGTGGTCACTGTCCTATTGACAATATAAATCTCAGCATGAAAGTGGATATATTTCCTGATAACTATACAAAACGTGAAATACAGGAGCAAAGGATGTCCTGCCCATTTGCGGGTAAAg GATGTACAGTAAAAGTGACTCCATTAGACTTAGATGCACACATATCAACATGTGAATTCAATCAGCCAGAGGCCTCCACACACCATGATGTTAAGATACCTTGCTCTTTCAGTGCTGTCGGGTGCAAAGAGACATTTGATAACCAGGAAGCTGCTAACACACATTTACATAATGATATATTGAGTCATATGAgt CTTCTAATGAACGCGTattccaaaataaaaatagacaaTGACATGTCTAACACAAGCATAGACGCTAAGGAGCAGGAGGCTCTTCTTTGGGAAGCACCCGATAAGAATGGGAATGAGGCCAGTACACCGCTTCCTAATGACACCAGTGCTCTTATAAg AGCCCTCTATGAACGGGTGGTAGTACTAGAACAAAGAAATCGCGAACAGGACATAGTGATAGCAAACATTTCTAAACAACTCTCAGCCTTTGCTGTGGCAAAGATGAAACAGAACAATGATATGCTACTCAGATACTGTATGGGCAATTATATATGGAAAGTGGATAATTTCAAAGCACGATTAGACGCAATGCTCAAGGaccataataaaatgttatacagCCCTGGATTTTACACTTCTCCAAATGGATATAG ATTCTGCGTCCGCCTAAACATATCCCCCCTCAACCCGCTCTGTTTCGCCCTCCACGTGCACTTAATGAAAACTGAGAACGACGATTACCTGGACTGGCCTTTCAATGGCAGAATATCCTTTTCCATGATCAATCAATATGACTCCGAGTACACTCAAAGGGACACAATGATGTCGAACTCATCTTTGGTCGCATTCAGAAAACCCACTTCTGAGATCTGTGTGAGGGGTTTTGGTTACAATGAGTATGCCGAAGTCAGCGATGTGGTGAGAAATGGATTTGTTAAGAACGACGTGCTTATTATCAGTGTTAGAATCAAATGTGTATGA